A genomic stretch from Sporichthya brevicatena includes:
- a CDS encoding ABC transporter substrate-binding protein, protein MRRTRRTRTSGRLRAAVVAVTGIALLAGCGSHLSETELAATQGAISIPTAVAAAPGTGDAGAVGAVPGAVDPGAAAPAAGTGTDAGTVAGAGPAAPAAGASAAPGKASTNTATVPGTNVEVPVPAGPRDDIVFCSFGNSSGILGAVTGPAPVANKAWEAYINAKGGLAGHKVRMIIADTGGAAANAQAIAQKCVEQEKAVAFFNEYSFGELDGAIPYLKAKGVPVIGSIGGAISSDHSIMVFNPMNGADVGQAWGFINTIAAQTDKKKLGVLYCQEASTCAQQISSFSKLLPYKGLEIVYRAQVSLVQPDYTAQLLQAKNAGAEVMVLLLDSASVGRVARNAAQQNYTPILAGTYNLGIQATLDQGPILNGLLLASRTPAYSTSPLLKDYRDAMARYQPGKVTGDVGAGAFVVGALLEKYAGKFLNKKTVTSQDFLDLLYSLKNEKLGGLLPGITFAKSDDRTQTNRCIAPVRLENGAFVQRGGFVCAPDWKPGT, encoded by the coding sequence ATGCGAAGGACACGTCGCACGCGGACGTCCGGCCGGCTGCGCGCCGCCGTCGTGGCGGTGACGGGCATCGCGCTGCTCGCCGGATGCGGATCGCACCTGTCCGAGACCGAGCTGGCGGCGACCCAGGGCGCGATCAGCATTCCCACCGCGGTCGCCGCAGCCCCCGGCACCGGTGACGCGGGCGCGGTCGGTGCCGTGCCCGGTGCGGTCGACCCCGGGGCGGCGGCGCCCGCCGCGGGTACGGGGACGGACGCCGGCACGGTCGCCGGTGCGGGCCCCGCCGCGCCGGCCGCCGGCGCGAGCGCGGCCCCGGGCAAGGCCTCGACGAACACCGCCACGGTGCCCGGCACGAACGTCGAGGTCCCGGTGCCCGCGGGCCCGCGCGACGACATCGTCTTCTGCTCGTTCGGCAACTCCTCCGGCATCCTCGGCGCCGTGACGGGCCCCGCGCCCGTGGCGAACAAGGCCTGGGAGGCGTACATCAACGCCAAGGGCGGGCTCGCCGGCCACAAGGTGCGGATGATCATCGCCGACACCGGCGGGGCTGCCGCCAACGCGCAGGCGATCGCGCAGAAGTGCGTGGAACAGGAGAAGGCGGTCGCGTTCTTCAACGAGTACAGCTTCGGCGAGCTCGACGGCGCGATCCCGTACCTCAAGGCGAAGGGCGTTCCGGTCATCGGGAGCATCGGGGGCGCGATCTCCTCGGACCACTCGATCATGGTGTTCAACCCCATGAATGGCGCGGACGTGGGCCAGGCCTGGGGCTTCATCAACACCATCGCGGCGCAGACCGACAAGAAGAAGCTCGGCGTCCTGTACTGCCAGGAGGCGTCGACCTGCGCCCAGCAGATCAGCAGCTTCTCCAAGCTGCTGCCGTACAAAGGCCTGGAGATCGTCTACAGGGCGCAGGTCTCGCTCGTGCAGCCGGACTACACCGCGCAGTTGCTGCAGGCGAAGAACGCCGGCGCCGAGGTCATGGTTCTCCTGCTGGACAGCGCGAGCGTCGGTCGGGTGGCGCGCAACGCGGCGCAACAGAACTACACCCCGATCCTCGCCGGTACCTACAACCTGGGCATCCAGGCGACGCTCGACCAGGGCCCGATCCTCAACGGCCTCCTGCTCGCGAGCCGCACGCCGGCGTACTCGACGTCCCCGCTCCTCAAGGACTACCGGGACGCGATGGCTCGCTACCAGCCCGGCAAGGTCACCGGTGACGTCGGGGCCGGGGCGTTCGTGGTCGGCGCGCTGCTGGAGAAGTACGCCGGGAAGTTCCTGAACAAGAAGACCGTGACGAGCCAGGACTTCCTCGACCTCCTCTACTCGCTCAAGAACGAGAAGCTCGGCGGGTTGCTGCCCGGCATCACGTTCGCCAAGAGCGACGACCGCACCCAGACGAATCGGTGCATCGCGCCGGTGAGGCTGGAGAACGGCGCCTTCGTCCAACGCGGCGGCTTCGTCTGCGCTCCCGACTGGAAGCCGGGTACCTGA
- a CDS encoding phosphotransferase family protein, translated as MSLAPPRDPVQTAKALRGWLATKLLGVTDLAVSEVAVPAGHAMATEMIRFRADWVRNETAGGAYYVAKVAPVGPGVFPHYDLVTEQWVMQALSVHSAAPVPPAPWVETDPSVLGASFLVMERLLGRVPRDDPPYTAGGWVLDLTADERARLYDNGLIALSQLHAADAHSLGLDFLDRPELGATPLDQQLALWRASYDWAAAEGAHPVVEAAFDWLEANRPGDEPTVVCWGGARLGNLLFADDLTVAGVLDWKLVALASPELDLGWWLFVQRHHTDGLGRPLPTGFPDRAATIARYAELTGHQVRHAEYYEVLAALRLAVLLHRTTKLLAERGDRRPVAADPASRLLAELIGAPVPDADTRWAVPRTVSR; from the coding sequence ATGTCACTCGCCCCGCCCCGGGACCCCGTGCAGACCGCGAAGGCGCTGCGCGGGTGGTTGGCGACCAAGCTGCTCGGGGTGACGGACCTCGCCGTGTCGGAGGTCGCCGTCCCGGCCGGCCACGCGATGGCGACGGAGATGATCCGGTTCCGGGCGGACTGGGTCCGGAACGAGACCGCCGGCGGCGCGTACTACGTCGCGAAGGTCGCGCCGGTCGGCCCGGGCGTCTTCCCGCACTACGACCTCGTGACCGAGCAGTGGGTGATGCAGGCGCTGTCGGTGCACTCCGCGGCGCCCGTCCCGCCGGCGCCCTGGGTGGAGACCGACCCGTCGGTGCTCGGTGCCTCGTTCCTGGTGATGGAGCGCCTCCTCGGCCGGGTTCCGCGCGACGACCCGCCCTACACCGCCGGCGGTTGGGTCCTCGACCTCACCGCCGACGAGCGTGCACGCCTGTACGACAACGGCCTGATCGCCCTGAGTCAGCTGCACGCCGCGGACGCGCACTCGCTCGGGCTGGACTTCCTCGACCGGCCGGAGCTCGGTGCCACGCCGCTGGACCAGCAGCTCGCGCTGTGGCGCGCGAGCTACGACTGGGCGGCGGCGGAGGGCGCGCACCCGGTGGTGGAGGCGGCGTTCGACTGGCTGGAGGCCAACCGCCCCGGGGACGAGCCCACGGTCGTGTGCTGGGGCGGTGCCCGGCTCGGCAACCTGCTGTTCGCCGACGACCTCACCGTGGCGGGCGTCCTCGACTGGAAGCTGGTCGCGCTCGCCTCGCCCGAGCTCGACCTCGGCTGGTGGCTGTTCGTCCAGCGCCACCACACCGACGGGCTGGGCCGGCCGCTGCCGACCGGCTTCCCCGACCGCGCCGCCACCATCGCGCGCTACGCAGAGCTGACGGGACATCAGGTTCGTCACGCCGAGTACTACGAGGTGCTCGCGGCCCTGCGGCTCGCGGTTCTGCTGCACCGCACGACCAAGCTCCTGGCCGAGCGGGGCGACCGACGTCCCGTCGCGGCCGACCCGGCCAGCCGACTGCTGGCCGAACTGATCGGCGCCCCGGTCCCGGACGCGGACACGAGGTGGGCCGTACCCCGGACGGTGAGCCGATGA
- a CDS encoding tyrosine protein kinase — translation MPPVQPPESDLILPLPGPGEVWDPHTIHTHYFGFAVPEAAIGVFAYVRYQPAFPLSQGGVVMFQGLHNPSPIDAAHCNYEMTMPWPTVDGTTIRTANGLTIEFTEPGRVARVTYASADGRHSFDVVQTGVTPLLARGHVVPGEDDHHDDPSRVTGGSEQFMRVTGECVVDGEHHAVDCHYPRDRSWLQIRKETQGGPPTPPVGWSPMYFGDDLIFNQISFEAPDTDPTWAGIYDIPAGSRTHHFAWLQQGDKTLDILRVRRNVLEQQPGTFISLRQEIEAEDETGVVHRFTGEAVATCVMPAWPNASFHDTVYRWTDSQGRTTHSTYQELWADKYQLGMRARSRGPAV, via the coding sequence ATGCCCCCCGTTCAGCCGCCGGAGAGTGACCTGATCCTGCCCCTTCCGGGGCCGGGCGAGGTCTGGGACCCGCACACGATCCACACCCACTACTTCGGGTTCGCCGTGCCCGAGGCGGCGATCGGGGTGTTCGCGTACGTGCGCTACCAGCCGGCGTTCCCGCTCTCGCAGGGCGGCGTGGTGATGTTCCAGGGGCTGCACAACCCGTCGCCGATCGACGCCGCGCACTGCAACTACGAGATGACGATGCCGTGGCCGACGGTCGACGGCACCACGATCCGCACCGCGAACGGCCTCACGATCGAGTTCACCGAGCCTGGCCGCGTCGCGCGCGTGACGTACGCGAGCGCGGACGGCCGCCACTCCTTCGACGTGGTCCAGACCGGCGTGACGCCGTTGCTCGCGCGCGGCCACGTCGTCCCCGGCGAGGACGACCACCACGACGACCCGTCCCGGGTCACCGGCGGCAGCGAGCAGTTCATGCGTGTCACGGGTGAGTGCGTCGTCGACGGCGAGCACCACGCGGTGGACTGCCACTACCCCCGCGACCGGTCCTGGCTGCAGATCCGCAAGGAGACGCAGGGCGGGCCGCCGACCCCGCCGGTGGGCTGGTCCCCCATGTACTTCGGCGATGACCTGATCTTCAATCAGATCTCGTTCGAGGCCCCCGACACCGACCCGACCTGGGCCGGGATCTACGACATCCCGGCGGGGAGCCGGACCCACCACTTCGCCTGGCTCCAGCAGGGGGACAAGACGCTCGACATCCTCCGCGTCCGCCGGAACGTGCTGGAGCAGCAGCCCGGCACCTTCATCTCGCTCCGTCAGGAGATCGAGGCCGAGGACGAGACCGGTGTCGTCCACCGCTTCACGGGCGAGGCCGTGGCGACCTGCGTGATGCCGGCGTGGCCGAACGCCTCCTTCCACGACACCGTCTACCGGTGGACCGACTCCCAGGGCCGGACCACCCATTCGACGTACCAGGAGCTCTGGGCGGACAAGTACCAGCTCGGCATGCGGGCACGCAGCCGCGGACCGGCGGTCTGA
- a CDS encoding TetR/AcrR family transcriptional regulator has translation MPQATRSPSARVLRRQQRTRAELTRAAARIIATKGVEGLRLREVTDEADVGFGSFYHYFESKEELVEAVVSDLAGAASAALGAQLAGYSDPAEAVCVAHRWLVRAAVEDPVGARLLVQLDHADVRLQERLLPLGVALMETGITSGRFRPTDSPATTVSYLVGATLALMRAVLEGRVGPEAESQAAVVMLQALGLDAADANELAYRDLPSAALVDLSEQTLSN, from the coding sequence ATGCCTCAGGCGACGCGCAGCCCGTCCGCCCGCGTGCTGCGCCGCCAGCAGCGCACCCGCGCGGAGCTGACGCGGGCCGCGGCGCGCATCATCGCGACGAAGGGCGTGGAGGGGCTCCGGCTCCGGGAGGTCACCGACGAGGCCGACGTCGGGTTCGGGTCGTTCTACCACTACTTCGAGTCCAAGGAAGAGCTGGTCGAGGCGGTGGTCTCCGACCTCGCCGGCGCCGCCAGCGCCGCGCTCGGTGCGCAGCTGGCGGGCTACTCCGACCCGGCCGAGGCGGTCTGCGTCGCGCACCGCTGGCTGGTCCGGGCGGCCGTCGAGGACCCGGTCGGCGCCCGCCTGCTCGTCCAGCTCGACCACGCCGACGTCCGCCTGCAGGAGCGCCTCCTCCCCCTCGGCGTCGCCTTGATGGAGACCGGGATCACCTCGGGTCGCTTCCGGCCGACGGACTCGCCGGCGACCACCGTCAGTTACCTCGTCGGCGCGACGCTCGCGCTGATGCGCGCCGTGCTGGAGGGCCGCGTGGGGCCGGAGGCGGAGTCGCAGGCCGCCGTCGTCATGCTCCAGGCCCTCGGGCTGGACGCCGCGGACGCGAACGAACTCGCCTACCGCGACCTGCCGAGCGCGGCGCTCGTGGACCTTAGCGAGCAAACGCTGTCCAACTGA
- a CDS encoding helix-turn-helix domain-containing protein: MTEQEVAEVRTRTDRRRERTRGKLTDATRELIAEKGVAGLRIQEITERADVALGSFYNHFDSKEAVVEAVIAESLQNIAETLAADPVEDAAELVSIAIRRFVGLAYSDPEFASVVVHLNHADALFGVAVHPAARSAVQRGIAENRLEVPDLEVAVTAILGGALAVMRAIVDGRLGKDAEIKYAEAALRSLGVAPVDAAEVVRRPLKG, translated from the coding sequence GTGACCGAGCAAGAGGTGGCGGAAGTCCGGACCCGGACGGATCGCCGACGGGAACGCACCCGGGGGAAGCTCACCGACGCCACGCGCGAACTGATCGCCGAGAAGGGCGTCGCGGGGCTGCGCATCCAGGAGATCACCGAACGCGCCGACGTCGCGCTGGGCTCCTTCTACAACCACTTCGACTCGAAGGAAGCGGTCGTCGAGGCCGTCATCGCCGAGAGTCTGCAGAACATCGCCGAGACACTGGCCGCCGATCCCGTCGAGGACGCCGCCGAGCTCGTGAGCATCGCGATCCGCCGCTTCGTGGGCCTGGCCTACTCCGACCCGGAGTTCGCCAGCGTCGTCGTGCACCTCAACCACGCGGACGCCCTCTTCGGCGTCGCCGTCCACCCGGCCGCGCGCTCCGCCGTCCAGCGCGGCATCGCGGAGAACCGGCTGGAGGTCCCCGATCTGGAGGTCGCGGTCACTGCGATCCTCGGCGGCGCGCTCGCCGTCATGCGCGCGATCGTCGACGGCCGGCTCGGCAAGGACGCGGAGATCAAGTACGCCGAGGCGGCCCTCCGCTCCCTCGGGGTCGCCCCCGTCGACGCCGCCGAGGTCGTCCGCCGGCCGCTCAAGGGCTGA